The Haloarcula laminariae genomic sequence TGGTCGTGTTCATGTTCCTCACGAACCCGACGGCGGCCCACGCCATCGCCCGGGCCGCGGAGGACCAGGGCATCGAACCGTGGACGACCGACGAGGAGGGCGAGCGATGAGTCTGACCGCCCTTCAGGGCGCTTTGCTCGTGTTCGTCGTCGGCTGTGCCCTCGGCGCGGCCCTGCTCAAGGACACGCTGGCGTCGGTCATCGCGTTCGCCGCCTACAGCCTGGGGATATCCATCATCTGGCTCGTCCTCCAGGCCCCCGACGTGGGGCTGACGGAGGCCGCCGTCGGCGCCGGTATCATGACCATCCTGTTCCTGCTGGCGCTCGCCAACACGGTCACGCCCGACGCCGATAGCCTCCTGGAGTCGGTCCGCTGGCGGACGGTGGCCCTCGTCGGCGCGTTCGTCCTCGTGATGGGGGCGACGGTGCCGTCGCTGCCGGCCATCGGCGACCCGACCGCGCCCGTCGTCGGCGGCGAGATAACCCAGTACTACCTGGCGAACGCCTACAAGGAGACCCAGGTCCACAACGCGGTGACGGCGGTGCTCGCGGCCTACCGGGGCTTCGACACGCTGGGCGAGGCCGTCGTCGTCTTCTCGGCCGGCGTCGTCGCTCTCTCCGTGCTGCGCCGGGAGGTGTTCGCATGAGCGCTGACGACCCGCCGGGGCTGTACGTCGAGTCGACCATCATCATGACGACGGTCCGGGTCGTCGCGCCCTTCGTCCTCACCTTCGCGCTGTTCATCATGTTCCACGGCGCGGACACGCCCGGCGGCGGGTTCCAGGGCGGCGTCATCGCCGGCTCCGTCGTGATGATGCTCGCGTTCGCCTTCGGCATCGACTCCACCCGCCAGTGGCTCGACATCCGTATCGTCGCGGCGCTCGCCTCGGGCGGCGTCCTCCTCTTCGCCGGTATCGGACTGGGCGCGATGGCACTGGGGGGGAACTTCCTCGAGTACCACCTCTACGAGCCTTATCTCCACCACGCCAGCAAGTACGGCATCGAACTGGTCGAACTCGGCATCGGCGGCATCGTGGCAAGCGTCGCCATCGGGCTCTTCTTCCTGCTGGCGGCCGGGTTCGGCCACGTCACGGACACGGAGGAGGAACGATGACGGCAGACCCACTGCAACTGGACCTGCTGACGAGCCGATACAACTACTACGCCGTCGTGCTGTTGCTGGGTATCGGGCTGTACACCCTCATCGAGTCGCCCAACCTCGTGAAGAAGGTCATCGGGATGAACATCTTCCAGACGGGCATCTTCCTGTTTTTCGTCACGCTGGCCTACCGCACCGGGGGGAACCCGCCGGTCGTGACCGACGGCGGCGGCCCCTACGTGAGCCCGCTGCCACACGTGCTCATCCTGACCGCCATCGTCGTCGGGGTGGCCCTCACCGCGGTGGCGCTCGCGCTCATCGTTCGCATCTACTCGGAGTACGGAACACTCGACGAAGAGACGCTGGAGGAGCTATACTATGATTGACCATCTCCCCGTCCTGCTGGTGGTCGTACCGATAGTCGGCGCCGCCGTCCCGCTCGTCGCGAGCCTCTACACCGACCGCGCCGGCTGGCCGATAGCCGCCGTCACGATGCTCGGCCACGCCGCGCTCGCGGGCCTGCTCGTTCGCGAGGTGTGGACCGGCGGCGTCGTCAGCTACGCCGTCGGCGGGTTCGCGCTGCCGTACGGCATCGAACTCGCCGTCGACGGCCTCTCCGTGGCCGTCGTCGCACTCGTCAGTGCCGTCTCGCTCGGCGTCCTCGCCTACGCCCGCCGCGCCGGGCCACACGAGAACACGTTCTACAGCCAGTTTCTCCTGCTGGTCACCGGCCTCACCGGGATGACGGTGACCGGCGACGTGTTCAACCTCTACGTGTTCCTGGAGATTACGGGCCTCGCGGCGTACGGGCTCGTCGCCAGCGGCCGCGAGGCCAGCGCGGCCGTCGCGGCCCTGAAGTACCTCATCCTCGGGACCGTCGGCGCGTCGCTGTACCTGCTGGGCGTCGGCTACGCGCTGGCGGCGACCGGGACGCTCAACATGGCGGACATGAGCGCGAAGCTGGCGGCCTACGGCTACGACTCGACGCTCGTCCTGACCGCCTTCGGGCTGATGGTCGGGGGGCTCGCGGTCAAGGTCGCGCTGTTCCCCCTCCACACGTGGCAGCCCGACGCGTACGCGAACTCCCCCGACAGCGTCAGCGCGTTCATCTCGGCACTCGTCTCGACGGTGTCGGCCTACGCGCTCGCTCGCCTGCTGTTCTCGGTCTTCACCGTCGAGTTCCTGACGGCGGTCCCCGCCGCGCGGTGGGCCCTCCTCGCCGTCGCGTCGGTCAGCATCGTCGCCGGCTCGGCGCTTGCGGTCTCCCAGTCCAGCGTCCAGCGGATGCTGGCGTACTCCTCGGTGTCGCAGTTCGGCCTCGTCATCGCCGGCTTCGCCGTCGGGACGCCCATCGCCGTCGTCGGCGCGACGGTCCACCTCGTGGGACACGCGGTGATGAAGGGCGGCCTCTTCGCCGCCAGCGGCATCATCGAACGCGAGACCGGCGCCACGACCATCGGCGGGTACGCCGGGATGGGCACCCGGACGCCGCTCGCCGCCGGCGCCTTCACCGTCCTCGCGCTGGGGATGGTCGGCGTCCCCCCGGCTATCGGGTTCGTCGGCAAGTGGTACATCCTCGTGGGCGCCGTCGAGGCCGAGCTGTGGCCGGTCGTCGCCGTCCTCCTGCTCAGTACGCTGCTGACACTCGCCTACTTCGCTCGCCTTGGCGAGCGGCTCTACTTCGCCGAGCCGACCATCCGCGAGGAGGGGGCCGTGGCCGACGGTGGTGCGGAATCCGCGCCGGACTCACAGCCCGACAGGGGCGTCTCGACCGGGATGCTCGCCGTGGTTGTCGTCGCGGCAGTCCTCGCGGTCGCGCTGACCGCCGCCGTCCCGGCGCTCGAACAGCTGCTAACTGAAACCCTGCCGCCACTCCTACAATGATAGAACCATCCATCCGACCACTGGCCGCCGTACTCGTGAGCGCGCTGGCTATCCCCGTCATCCTCTCGCTGAAATCCCGCCCCAACGTCCGCGAGGGCGTCACGCTCCTCGTGGCCGGGTCCAAGCTCGCCATCGTCGGTAGCATGGTGCCGGGCGTGCTGTCGGGGACCGTCTACGTCACCGAGATTGCCGACTTCGGCGCCGGGCTTTCGATCGGTTTGCGAGCCGACGCGCTCGGCGTCCTCTTTGGCCTGCTCGCGAGCCTGCTGTGGGTCGTCACCAGCTTCTACTCCATCGGCTACATGCGCGGGCTGAGCGAACACGCCCAGACCAGATATTTCGCCTCGTTCGCGGCGAGTGTCTCCACGGCCATCGGCGTGGCCTTCGGCGCCAATCTCCTCACGCTCTTCGTCTTCTACGAACTGCTGACGGTCTCGACGTACCCGCTCGTTACTCACGACGAGACCGACGAGGCCCGCGCCGCCGGCCGGAAGTACCTCACCTACACCTTCGGCGGCGGCGTCGCCGTCCTCGGCGGGACCCTGCTGGTCTACTTCCTGACCGGGACGACGGCCTTCACTCCGGGGGGTATCGCGGGCCTGGCGACGGCCGACCCGACGCTCGCGAAGGCCGCGTTCGCACTGCTGGCGGCCGGCTTCGGCGTGAAGGCTGCGCTGATGCCGGCCCACTCCTGGCTGCCCGACGCGATGGTCGCGCCGACGCCGGTGTCGGGGCTGCTACACGCCGTCGCGGTCGTCAAGAGCGGCGTGTTCGGTATCGCCCGTCTGGTGCTAGACGTCTTCGGGACCGACCTGATGCGCGAACTCGGCGTCGCCCTCCCATTGGCCGCCGTCGCCGCCTTCACGCTGCTCGCCGCCAGCGTCATCGCCCTGCGCCAGGACAACCTCAAGCGCCGGCTGGCCTACTCCACCATCAGCCAGCTCTCCTACATCGTGCTGGGGCTCGCACTCCTCGAGGGGAACGCCCTCATCGGCGGGCTCCTCCACATCCCCGCTCACGCGTTCATGAAGCTCACCCTGTTCTTCTGTGCTGGAGCCATCCACGTCGAGACGCACACCGACGACATCAGCGACATGGCCGGTATCGGGCGACGGATGCCGCTGACGATGGCCGCCTTCGCCGTCGCCGCGGCGGGGATGGCCGGCATCCCGCTCGTCGCCGGCTTCGTCAGCAAGTGGTATCTCGTCATCGGGGCGCTGGAGGGCGGACAGACGGTCTTCGCCGCCGCGCTGCTCGTCTCCGGCATCCTCAACATCGCCTACTTCTGGCCCATCGTCTACCAGGCGTACTTCGAGACACCGGACCACCACGACGAGAAGCCGCTCATCAGCGGCCTGCTGGGCGGGAGCGAAGCGGTGCGGCCCGACGGCGGTGAGGGCCGCGAGGACCCGGTTCCGGACGCCGATGGCGCGGTCGAAACTGACGACGCTGACGAGTCGGTGCCCGACCCCGCACACGTCGACCACCTCGGGAAGTTCGACGAGGACCACGAACACCACGGCGGACCGCCGGCGGGCGGCTGGGACCACCGTGGCTGGCGGGGCGGGGAGAGCACCTGGTTCATGCTCGGTCCCATCCTGACGGCGGCGACACTCTCGCTGGCGCTCGGTATCGCGCCGCGACTGGCGGTGTTCCTCCGCATCGTCGAGGCGGTCGTCGGCGGCCTGCCGGGGGTGATGGGCTGATGGCGGGACCCCTCACGACCGTGCCGCCCGTCGTCGTCCTGCTGGCCGTCGCCGTCCTCATCGGCGTCCTACCCCGAAAGGTCGGCCACGCGCTCGGCATCGTCGCTTCGGGGGCCGCGTTGGCTTGGGCGTGGGTCGTCCCCTCCGGGGCCTTCCTCCGGACGACGTTCCTGGGCTTCGACGCCGTCCTGTTGAACGTCGACGACTTCTCCCGGCTGATGGGCATCATCTTCGGGATTATCGGCGTGGCGGCAGTGCTGTACTCGTACGCAAGCGAGGCCGAGAGCGTCCAGACCGCCTTCGCCTACTCCTACGTCGCCACAAGCTTCGGCGCGGTCTTTGCCGGCGACTGGCTGACGCTGCTCTTCTTCTGGGAGCTGATGGCCGTCACGAGCACGCTGCTTGTCTGGCACTACCGCGGGGCGGCGATTCGGGCCGGCTTCCGCTACGCTATCTTCCACGGCATCGGCGGAACGCTTCTGATGGCCGCCATCCTCCAGAACTACGCTATCAAGGGCACCTTCCTGTTCGGGTCGGTCCCCGGCGGACCCGAGGCGGCGGGTATCGCCCCGGGGCTCCCGGCGGCGCTGGCCGCCGTCGGCATCGGCGTCAACGTCGGCTTCATCGGCCTGCACGCCTGGCTGCCCGACACCTACCCCCGGCCACACATCGCCGCCAGCGTCTTCCTATGCGTGTTCACCACGAAGACCGGCGTCTACGGGATGTACCGGGCGTTCCCGGACGGCCACGTCGCCATCGCCTACATGGGCGGCGGGATGGCCGTCTTCGGCGCGACCTTCGCGCTGTTCCAGAACGACATGCGGCGGCTGCTCTCCTATCACATCCAGTCCCAGGTCGGCTACATGATAGCCGGCGTCGGCATCGGGTCGGCCCTGTCACAGGCCGG encodes the following:
- a CDS encoding DUF4040 domain-containing protein translates to MSLTALQGALLVFVVGCALGAALLKDTLASVIAFAAYSLGISIIWLVLQAPDVGLTEAAVGAGIMTILFLLALANTVTPDADSLLESVRWRTVALVGAFVLVMGATVPSLPAIGDPTAPVVGGEITQYYLANAYKETQVHNAVTAVLAAYRGFDTLGEAVVVFSAGVVALSVLRREVFA
- a CDS encoding Na(+)/H(+) antiporter subunit B → MSADDPPGLYVESTIIMTTVRVVAPFVLTFALFIMFHGADTPGGGFQGGVIAGSVVMMLAFAFGIDSTRQWLDIRIVAALASGGVLLFAGIGLGAMALGGNFLEYHLYEPYLHHASKYGIELVELGIGGIVASVAIGLFFLLAAGFGHVTDTEEER
- a CDS encoding cation:proton antiporter subunit C, with amino-acid sequence MTADPLQLDLLTSRYNYYAVVLLLGIGLYTLIESPNLVKKVIGMNIFQTGIFLFFVTLAYRTGGNPPVVTDGGGPYVSPLPHVLILTAIVVGVALTAVALALIVRIYSEYGTLDEETLEELYYD
- a CDS encoding monovalent cation/H+ antiporter subunit D family protein, translated to MIDHLPVLLVVVPIVGAAVPLVASLYTDRAGWPIAAVTMLGHAALAGLLVREVWTGGVVSYAVGGFALPYGIELAVDGLSVAVVALVSAVSLGVLAYARRAGPHENTFYSQFLLLVTGLTGMTVTGDVFNLYVFLEITGLAAYGLVASGREASAAVAALKYLILGTVGASLYLLGVGYALAATGTLNMADMSAKLAAYGYDSTLVLTAFGLMVGGLAVKVALFPLHTWQPDAYANSPDSVSAFISALVSTVSAYALARLLFSVFTVEFLTAVPAARWALLAVASVSIVAGSALAVSQSSVQRMLAYSSVSQFGLVIAGFAVGTPIAVVGATVHLVGHAVMKGGLFAASGIIERETGATTIGGYAGMGTRTPLAAGAFTVLALGMVGVPPAIGFVGKWYILVGAVEAELWPVVAVLLLSTLLTLAYFARLGERLYFAEPTIREEGAVADGGAESAPDSQPDRGVSTGMLAVVVVAAVLAVALTAAVPALEQLLTETLPPLLQ
- a CDS encoding cation:proton antiporter, whose protein sequence is MIEPSIRPLAAVLVSALAIPVILSLKSRPNVREGVTLLVAGSKLAIVGSMVPGVLSGTVYVTEIADFGAGLSIGLRADALGVLFGLLASLLWVVTSFYSIGYMRGLSEHAQTRYFASFAASVSTAIGVAFGANLLTLFVFYELLTVSTYPLVTHDETDEARAAGRKYLTYTFGGGVAVLGGTLLVYFLTGTTAFTPGGIAGLATADPTLAKAAFALLAAGFGVKAALMPAHSWLPDAMVAPTPVSGLLHAVAVVKSGVFGIARLVLDVFGTDLMRELGVALPLAAVAAFTLLAASVIALRQDNLKRRLAYSTISQLSYIVLGLALLEGNALIGGLLHIPAHAFMKLTLFFCAGAIHVETHTDDISDMAGIGRRMPLTMAAFAVAAAGMAGIPLVAGFVSKWYLVIGALEGGQTVFAAALLVSGILNIAYFWPIVYQAYFETPDHHDEKPLISGLLGGSEAVRPDGGEGREDPVPDADGAVETDDADESVPDPAHVDHLGKFDEDHEHHGGPPAGGWDHRGWRGGESTWFMLGPILTAATLSLALGIAPRLAVFLRIVEAVVGGLPGVMG
- a CDS encoding Na(+)/H(+) antiporter subunit D, with product MAGPLTTVPPVVVLLAVAVLIGVLPRKVGHALGIVASGAALAWAWVVPSGAFLRTTFLGFDAVLLNVDDFSRLMGIIFGIIGVAAVLYSYASEAESVQTAFAYSYVATSFGAVFAGDWLTLLFFWELMAVTSTLLVWHYRGAAIRAGFRYAIFHGIGGTLLMAAILQNYAIKGTFLFGSVPGGPEAAGIAPGLPAALAAVGIGVNVGFIGLHAWLPDTYPRPHIAASVFLCVFTTKTGVYGMYRAFPDGHVAIAYMGGGMAVFGATFALFQNDMRRLLSYHIQSQVGYMIAGVGIGSALSQAGAFAHVFNHILYKGLLFMTAGVVVYRTGEENLKKLGGLARQMPITAGAFTVAALSIAGFPGFNGFVSKGIVIAASHYDFPHGPIHVGGLTTLEWLLYIGGVGTFMSFIKFGYYAFFHGEYDGDVADANSGQAVAMVGIAALCVFYGVFDGALFALLPFDVTSKPPVSHVYHTYTVEHIVEGLVLAVAGLIGFALTKKPLSKLGRVPDIDTLTNPAVFYGTRGLVVGVTELYAAADRLAVAGAHSVVSSVANPDSIYEGLVETDSSHPLRAGIGVSVLVLAVFVTVALLLLA